One Glycine max cultivar Williams 82 chromosome 4, Glycine_max_v4.0, whole genome shotgun sequence DNA segment encodes these proteins:
- the LOC100815931 gene encoding glutamate synthase [NADH], amyloplastic isoform X3 yields the protein MRVLGHNGEINTLRGNVNWMKAREGLLKCKELGLSENELKKLLPIVDANSSDSGAFDGVLEFLIQSGKSLPEAVMLMIPEAWQNDNNMDPQRKAFYEYFSALMEPWDGPALIAFTDGHYLGATLDRNGLRPGRFYVTHSGRVVMASEVGVVDIPLEDVSQKGRLNPGMMLLVDFEKHIVVNDDALKEQYSLARPYGEWLKKQKLELKDIVDSVHESERVPPSITGVMPASGDDVDMENMGIHGLLAPLKAFGYTVESLEMLLLPMAKDGTEALGSMGNDTPLAIMSNREKLTFEYFKQMFAQVTNPPIDPIREKIVTSTECMVGPEGDLTEITEEQCHRLSLKGPLLSIEEMEAIKKMNYRGWRSKVIDITYSKGRGKKGLEEALDRICAEAHDAISDGYTTLVLSDRAFSRKRVAVSSLLAVGAVHQHLVKTLERTRVALVIESAEPREVHHFCTLVGFGADAICPYLAVEAIWRLQVDGKIPPKANGEFYSKDELVKKYFKASNYGMMKVLAKMGISTLASYKGAQIFEALGLSSEVIERCFAGTPSRVEGATFKMLARDALQLHGLAFPSRVFSPGSAEAKALPNPGDYHWRKGGEIHLNDPLAISKLQEAARTNSIDAYKQYSKLIHELNKACNLRGLLKFKEAAVKVPLDEVEPASEIVKRFCTGAMSYGSISLEAHTALATAMNKIGGKSNTGEGGEQPSRMEPLSDGSKNPKRSAIKQVASGRFGVTSYYLTNADELQIKMAQGAKPGEGGELPGHKVVGDIAVTRNSTPGVGLISPPPHHDIYSIEDLAQLIHDLKNANPAARVSVKLVSEAGVGVVASGVVKGHADHVLISGHDGGTGASRWTGIKNAGLPWELGLAETHQTLVANDLRGRTVLQTDGQIKTGRDVAIATLLGAEEFGFSTAPLITLGCIMMRKCHKNTCPVGIATQDPVLREKFAGEPEHVINFFFMIAEEMREIMSQLGFRTVNEMVGRSDMLEVDKEVIKSNEKLENIDLSLLLRPAAELRPEAAQYCVQKQDHGLDMALDNKLIGLSNAALVKGLPVYIESPIHNVNRAVGTMLSHEVTKKYHLNGLPTDTIHIRFNGSAGQSFGAFLCPGITLELEGDGNDYVGKGLSGGKIVVFPPKGSTFDPKQNIVIGNVALYGATSGEAYFNGMAAERFCVRNSGAKAVVEGVGDHGCEYMTGGIVVVLGNTGRNFAAGMSGGIAYVLDMDGKFLSRCNHELVDLDKVEEEEDITTLRMLIQQHQRHTNSVLAKEVLADFENLVPKFIKVFPKEYKRVLASIKSKEASKDAAESASKHGEEQDEIELVEKDAFEELKKLATASVNGKPIEAESFKRPSQVIDPVKHRGFVAYEREGVQYRDPNARINDWNEVMKETKPGPLLKTQSARCMDCGTPFCHQENSGCPLGNKIPEFNELVYQNRWREALERLLETNNFPEFTGRVCPAPCEGSCVLGIIENPVSIKSIECAIIDKAFEEGWMVPRPPARRTGKRVAVVGSGPSGLAAADQLNKMGHTVTVYERADRIGGLMMYGVPNMKADKVDIVQRRVNLMAEEGINFVVNANIGHDPLHSLDRLREENNAIVLAVGATKPRDLPVPGRELSGVHFAMEFLHANTKSLLDSNLQDGNFISAKGKKVVVIGGGDTGTDCIGTSIRHGCSSIVNLELLPQPPQTRAPGNPWPQWPRIYRVDYGHQEGAAKFGKDPRSYEVLTKRFVGDENGVVKGLEVIRVRWEKDETGRFQFKEIEGSEEIIEADLVLLAMGFLGPESTIAEKLGIERDNRSNFKAEYGRFSTSLKGVFAAGDCRRGQSLVVWAISEGRQAAAQVDSFLTNEDLEHNVAGSPDELIKKKQQPRDTVAVANKQ from the exons ATGCGTGTATTGGGCCACAATGGAGAAATCAACACACTTAGAGGGAATGTAAACTG GATGAAGGCACGCGAGGGCCTACTGAAGTGCAAGGAGCTTGGTCTATCCGAGAATGAGTTAAAGAAGCTTTTGCCTATTGTGGATGCAAATTCATCTGATTCAG GAGCTTTTGATGGTGTGCTTGAGTTTTTGATTCAGTCTGGAAAAAGTCTCCCTGAAGCTGTTATGTTGATGATTCCTGAAGCATGGCAAAATGACAACAACATGGATCCTCAGCGTAAAGCATTTTATGAATACTTCTCAGCTCTCATGGAGCCATGGGATGGGCCAGCTCTTATAGCAT TTACTGATGGGCACTATCTTGGAGCAACCTTGGACAGGAATGGGCTGCGACCAGGCCGCTTTTATGTCACCCACAGTGGACGAGTTGTAATGGCGAGTGAAGTTGGGGTTGTAGACATTCCTCTTGAAGACGTGAGTCAGAAAGGAAGACTAAATCCTGGCATGATGCTTCTAGTGGATTTTGAGAAGCATATTGTTGTGAATGATGATGCCTTAAAGGAACAGTATTCATTGGCAAGGCCATATGGGGAATGGCTCAAAAAGCAGAAGTTAGAACTCAAAGACATAGTTGATTCTGTTCATGAATCTGAAAGAGTTCCTCCATCAATAACAGGAGTGATGCCA GCATCTGGTGATGATGTGGATATGGAAAATATGGGAATTCATGGTTTACTGGCTCCATTGAAAGCTTTTGG ATATACCGTCGAATCCTTGGAAATGTTGTTACTTCCCATGGCAAAAGATGGTACGGAAGCCCTTGGGTCAATGGGAAATGATACTCCATTAGCCATCATGTCTAATAGAGAAAAACTCACTTTTGAGTACTTTAAGCAAATGTTTGCCCAAGTGACAAACCCACCGATTGATCCTATTCGAGAGAAAATAGTCACGTCCACAGAATGTATGGTTGGTCCAGAAGGTGACTTAACAGAAATCACTGAGGAACAGTGCCACCGTCTTTCCCTAAAAGGTCCCCTTTTATCCATTGAGGAAATGGAagccattaaaaaaatgaattacagGGGATGGCGGAGCAAAGTTATAGATATAACATACTCAAAGGGCCGTGGTAAGAAAGGGTTGGAGGAAGCCTTGGACAGGATATGTGCAGAAGCACATGATGCAATTAGTGATGGCTACACTACCCTTGTGCTGTCTGATAGAG CTTTCTCAAGGAAACGTGTTGCTGTGAGCTCCCTGCTGGCTGTTGGTGCTGTCCATCAACATCTAGTGAAAACACTTGAGCGTACTAGAGTTGCCTTAGTAATAGAATCTGCCGAGCCACGTGAAGTGCACCATTTCTGCACACTTGTTGGCTTCGGTGCTGATGCTATATGTCCATATTTGGCTGTAGAGGCAATTTGGCGACTACAGGTTGATGGAAAGATCCCACCAAAAGCAAATGGTGAATTCTACTCAAAAGATGAGCTGGTTAAGAAGTACTTCAAAGCAAGCAACTATGGAATGATGAAGGTGCTTGCGAAGATGGGAATATCCACTTTGGCCTCTTACAAAGGTGCTCAGATTTTTGAAGCTCTGGGTCTTTCATCAGAAGTGATTGAAAGGTGCTTTGCTGGAACCCCAAGTCGAGTTGAGGGTGCAACATTTAAGATGCTTGCTCGTGATGCTCTTCAATTGCATGGATTAGCATTTCCTTCTCGGGTTTTCTCTCCTGGAAGTGCTGAAGCAAAGGCATTACCAAATCCTGGGGATTATCATTGGAGAAAAGGTGGGGAAATTCACTTGAATGATCCACTTGCAATATCAAAGCTTCAAGAGGCTGCCAGAACTAACAGCATAGATGCATATAAACAGTACTCTAAGCTCATTCACGAGTTAAATAAAGCTTGCAATTTGCGGGGACTTCTGAAATTTAAAGAGGCAGCTGTGAAAGTTCCCCTTGATGAAGTAGAACCTGCTAGTGAGATTGTTAAACGGTTTTGCACTGGTGCCATGAGTTATGGGTCTATATCATTGGAGGCACACACAGCATTGGCAACTGCTATGAATAAGATTGGAGGGAAATCGAACACAG GTGAGGGAGGTGAGCAGCCATCTCGTATGGAGCCTCTTTCTGATGGCTCAAAGAACCCGAAAAGGAGTGCTATTAAGCAGGTTGCTAGTGGGAGATTTGGAGTTACAAGTTACTATCTTACAAATGCTGATGAATTGCAGATAAAGATGGCCCAG GGAGCAAAACCTGGTGAGGGTGGCGAACTTCCCGGCCACAAGGTTGTAGGAGACATTGCTGTCACAAGGAATTCAACCCCTGGTGTAGGACTTATCAGCCCACCTCCTCATCATGATATTTACTCCATTGAAGATCTTGCCCAACTAATTCATGATCTAAAG AATGCCAACCCTGCTGCTCGAGTTAGTGTGAAGTTGGTATCTGAAGCTGGAGTTGGTGTAGTTGCCAGTGGAGTTGTTAAAGGCCATGCTGATCATGTCTTGATCTCTGGCCACGACGGAGGTACAGGGGCGTCCAGATGGACTGGCATAAAGAATGCTGGTCTCCCTTGGGAACTTGGCTTGGCTGAGACCCATCAAACTTTGGTTGCTAATGACCTCCGGGGTCGCACTGTTCtccaaactgatgggcaaattAAAACAGGAAGAGATGTGGCCATAGCCACTCTTCTTGGTGCCGAAGAGTTTGGTTTCAGTACAGCTCCACTCATTACTCTTGGTTGCATCATGATGCGCAAGTGTCACAAGAATACCTGCCCTGTTGGCATTGCTACCCAAGATCCAGTACTAAGAGAAAAGTTTGCTGGAGAACCTGAGCATgtcattaacttttttttcatgatagCAGAAGAAATGAGAGAAATTATGTCCCAGCTTGGGTTTCGTACTGTCAATGAGATGGTTGGCCGTTCAGATATGCTCGAAGTTGATAAGgaagtaattaaaagtaatgagAAACTAGAGAACATTGACCTCTCTTTATTGCTTAGACCTGCAGCTGAACTGCGACCAGAAGCTGCTCAATACTGTGTTCAAAAACAAGATCATGGTTTGGACATGGCATTGGATAATAAGCTTATAGGTCTGTCCAATGCTGCTTTGGTAAAGGGTCTCCCGGTATACATTGAAAGTCCAATCCATAATGTAAACCGTGCAGTGGGAACTATGCTAAGCCATGAGGTGACAAAAAAGTACCACTTAAATGGTCTTCCTACTGACACTATTCATATCAGATTTAATGGCAGTGCAGGCCAGAGCTTTGGCGCATTCCTTTGTCCTGGCATCACTTTGGAACTTGAAGGTGATGGCAATGACTATGTTGGTAAAGGACTGTCAGGTGGAAAGATTGTAGTATTTCCTCCAAAGGGGAGTACCTTTGACCCTAAGCAGAATATTGTAATTGGTAATGTGGCTCTATATGGGGCCACATCTGGTGAGGCATATTTCAATGGGATGGCAGCTGAAAGGTTTTGTGTGCGTAATTCTGGAGCCAAGGCAGTAGTGGAAGGTGTTGGCGATCATGGATGTGAGTACATGACTGGTGGGATAGTAGTTGTGCTTGGAAACACAGGCAGAAATTTTGCTGCAGGTATGAGTGGTGGGATTGCTTACGTTCTTGATATGGATGGCAAATTCCTATCTCGGTGCAACCATGAGCTTGTAGATCTGGATAAggttgaagaggaagaggataTTACTACTCTTAGAATGTTGATACAACAACATCAGCGCCACACAAATAGTGTGCTTGCCAAAGAAGTGCTCGCTGACTTTGAGAATCTTGTTCCAAAATTTATCAAGGTGTTCCCCAAGGAGTATAAACGAGTTTTGGCAAGTATTAAATCGAAGGAAGCTTCCAAAGATGCAGCGGAGTCTGCTTCTAAACATGGAGAGGAGCAAGATGAAATTGAATTGGTGGAGAAAGATGCTTTTGAAGAGCTTAAGAAACTGGCTACTGCATCGGTGAATGGGAAGCCTATTGAG GCTGAATCATTCAAGAGGCCTAGTCAAGTCATTGATCCTGTTAAACACAGAGGTTTTGTTGCTTATGAGCGGGAAGGTGTTCAGTACAGGGATCCCAATGCTCGAATAAATGACTGGAATGAAGTGATGAAGGAAACAAAGCCTGGTCCACTTTTGAAAACCCAATCAGCCCGTTGCATGGACTGTGGTACTCCTTTCTGTCATCAG GAAAACTCTGGGTGCCCTCTTGGAAATAAAATACCAGAATTTAATGAGTTAGTATACCAAAATAGGTGGCGTGAAGCATTAGAGAGGCTTCTTGAGACAAATAACTTCCCAGAGTTTACTGGTAGGGTATGCCCAGCACCTTGTGAAGGTTCTTGTGTCCTTGGTATTATTGAGAATCCAGTATCTATTAAAAGCATAGAATGTGCTATCATAGACAAAGCTTTTGAGGAGGGGTGGATGGTGCCACGACCTCCAGCTAGGAGAACTGG GAAAAGAGTGGCCGTTGTTGGAAGTGGACCGTCTGGCCTGGCAGCTGCTGACCAACTGAATAAAATGGGCCATACAGTAACTGTGTATGAAAGAGCTGATAGGATTGGAGGGCTTATGATGTATGGTGTTCCCAACATGAAAGCTGACAAAGTGGATATAGTTCAACGGCGGGTCAACCTTATGGCAGAGGAGGGAATTAACTTTGTGGTGAATGCTAATATCGGGCATGATCCTTTACATTCTCTCGATAGGCTTCGGGAGGAAAATAATGCTATTGTCTTGGCTGTAGGAGCCACAAAACCAAG GGATCTCCCAGTACCTGGGCGGGAGCTGTCAGGAGTTCATTTTGCTATGGAGTTTCTTCATGCAAACACTAAAAGCTTGCTTGATAGCAATCTCCAGGATGGTAACTTCATTTCTGCTAAGGGAAAGAAAGTTGTGGTTATTGGTGGGGGTGACACGGGCACAGATTGCATAGGGACATCCATTCGGCATGGGTGTAGTAGCATTGTAAATCTGGAACTTCTCCCTCAGCCACCACAAACTAGGGCCCCAGGCAACCCTTGGCCACAG TGGCCTCGCATATACCGAGTAGATTATGGGCACCAAGAAGGTGCGGCGAAATTTGGGAAAGATCCAAGATCTTATGAGGTATTGACTAAGCGGTTTGTGGGAGATGAAAATGGAGTTGTGAAGGGACTTGAAGTAATACGTGTTCGCTGGGAGAAGGATGAAACTGGGAGGTTTCAATTTAAGGAAATTGAGGGCTCCGAGGAGATTATTGAGGCTGACCTAGTTTTACTGGCCATGGGATTCCTTGGCCCTGAGTCT ACAATTGCAGAGAAGTTGGGTATAGAGCGAGACAATAGGTCAAACTTCAAGGCAGAGTATGGTCGCTTCTCAACCAGTCTTAAAGGGGTGTTTGCAGCTGGAGATTGTCGACGTGGTCAGTCCTTGGTGGTATGGGCAATTTCAGAGGGACGACAAGCTGCAGCACAAGTTGACAGTTTCCTCACAAATGAAGATTTAGAGCACAATGTTGCCGGGAGTCCAGACGAACTTATCAAGAAGAAGCAGCAACCAAGGGACACTGTGGCAGTGGCAAACAAACAGTGA